Proteins found in one Bacillus sp. BGMRC 2118 genomic segment:
- the spoIIIAA gene encoding stage III sporulation protein AA, which produces MEEILELLSNNIRELIENYPSHLVERMEEIRIRLHQPLEVIIGGQPHYPTMRSTMYVVTAEDAIHLLNRLSQYSIYTLEEELKRGYITIQGGHRVGLAGKVITEKGEVKAIRDVTFFNIRVAKQCIGIANPYLPFITDSQEWENTILIGPPQSGKTTLLRDIARLVSYGVKDLDIPSYKVGIVDERSEIAGCVKGVPQHDLGWRVDILDSCPKAEGMMMLIRSMSPEVIIVDEIGSKADSEAIMEAINAGVKLIVTAHGYDWSDLVKRPSLHTLIEQGVFSKFVILSKENGPGTCVKIVDSKGLKIG; this is translated from the coding sequence GTGGAAGAAATCTTAGAACTGTTATCTAACAATATAAGAGAATTAATCGAAAATTACCCTTCACATTTGGTAGAGAGAATGGAAGAAATTCGTATTCGATTGCATCAACCTCTGGAAGTAATTATTGGAGGTCAGCCTCATTATCCAACTATGCGTTCAACGATGTATGTCGTGACTGCGGAGGACGCCATTCACCTCTTGAATCGGTTAAGTCAATATTCAATCTATACATTAGAAGAAGAACTCAAAAGAGGTTATATTACGATCCAAGGTGGACACCGTGTTGGACTAGCTGGAAAAGTCATTACCGAAAAAGGTGAAGTAAAAGCGATTCGGGACGTTACATTTTTTAATATTCGAGTGGCCAAACAATGTATTGGTATCGCAAACCCATACTTGCCATTTATCACTGATTCACAAGAATGGGAGAATACCATCTTAATTGGACCCCCTCAATCAGGAAAAACAACATTGCTTCGTGATATTGCGCGGTTAGTAAGTTACGGTGTAAAAGATTTGGACATCCCTTCTTACAAAGTAGGGATTGTAGATGAAAGATCTGAAATTGCCGGATGTGTGAAGGGAGTTCCTCAGCATGATTTAGGCTGGCGAGTAGATATACTAGATAGTTGCCCAAAAGCAGAAGGAATGATGATGCTGATCCGGTCCATGAGCCCAGAGGTCATTATTGTAGATGAGATTGGTAGCAAAGCTGATAGCGAAGCCATTATGGAGGCTATTAATGCTGGTGTGAAACTAATTGTAACAGCCCATGGTTATGATTGGTCTGATTTAGTAAAAAGGCCAAGCTTACATACTTTGATAGAACAAGGTGTCTTTTCAAAGTTTGTCATTTTATCTAAAGAAAATGGACCGGGGACGTGCGTGAAGATTGTTGATTCAAAAGGTCTAAAGATTGGTTAG
- a CDS encoding stage III sporulation protein SpoAB, which produces MMKLLGAIIILIVTTWTGFEAAKHLSERPRQIRQLKVALQSLEAEIMYGHLPLYDACMNISKQMKKPLSWFFEDFAKRLKNGEQSAREAWNASLEDVKRFTAFKKGEIEVLQQFGETLGQHDRISQQKHILLTLTHLEREELDAQDKQTKYEKMIKSLGFLSGLLLIVLLM; this is translated from the coding sequence ATGATGAAGCTACTCGGAGCTATCATTATATTAATTGTCACAACATGGACAGGTTTCGAAGCGGCCAAGCATTTAAGTGAACGACCGAGACAAATTAGGCAACTTAAGGTTGCCTTGCAGTCGCTAGAAGCTGAAATCATGTATGGGCACTTACCTTTATATGACGCATGCATGAATATATCGAAGCAAATGAAAAAACCACTATCATGGTTTTTTGAAGACTTTGCAAAACGATTGAAAAATGGCGAACAAAGTGCAAGAGAGGCATGGAATGCGAGCTTAGAAGATGTTAAGCGCTTCACCGCATTCAAAAAAGGTGAAATTGAAGTGCTTCAGCAATTTGGAGAAACACTAGGACAACATGACAGAATATCCCAGCAAAAGCATATTTTATTAACTTTAACACATTTAGAGCGTGAAGAACTCGATGCCCAGGACAAACAAACGAAATATGAAAAGATGATAAAAAGCTTGGGATTTTTATCAGGGTTACTATTAATAGTCCTGTTGATGTAA
- a CDS encoding DUF2619 domain-containing protein, whose product MKKWLSGIETTVLSMAGLRFLSAFIELIAAITMLMLNDVKKAVAVNAALAMIGPLIFIATMTIGLLSLTDELSFSKLIFIAIGVGFILIGIYK is encoded by the coding sequence ATGAAAAAATGGCTTTCAGGTATTGAGACAACTGTATTATCGATGGCAGGTCTTCGATTTTTATCCGCATTTATTGAATTGATCGCTGCTATAACCATGCTCATGTTGAATGATGTAAAGAAAGCTGTAGCTGTGAATGCTGCACTAGCAATGATTGGTCCCCTAATATTTATAGCTACTATGACAATTGGTCTGCTTAGTCTAACAGATGAATTATCTTTTTCGAAGCTTATTTTTATTGCAATAGGTGTTGGGTTTATCTTAATTGGAATCTATAAATAA